From a region of the Prevotella melaninogenica genome:
- the nrfA gene encoding ammonia-forming cytochrome c nitrite reductase: protein MAKTLKKWQGWLLFGGAMVLVFILGLLCSSMLERRAEVVSVFNNRRTPMTDSIVSQNEKFAADFPREYETWAMTEDTSFVSKYNSSQEVDVLAERPEMVILWAGYSFSRGYNTPRGHRHCIDDLRKIMRTGSPGVDGQDDIQPGTCWTCKGPDVPRLMREKGTDKFYAAKWSDWGPEVMNTVGCSDCHDARTMELRPARPALYEAWARVGKDVRKASHQEMRSLVCAQCHTEYYFEKENGNYLHFPQEKGMTCEAAEEYYDSIGFYDYINPLSKAKILKAQHPGYELYLQGIHGQRGVSCADCHMPYISEGGVKYTDHHITSPLANISRTCQTCHRQDAETLRQNVYERQQKIYDFRTHVERELAAAHIEAKFAWEKGATEAEMEPVLKDLRKGQWRWDYAVASHGAAFHAPQEVMRLLGSAMEYAKDARLQIARVVARHGFTGQIPLPDVSTKAKAQSYIGLDMTKLNAQKKQFLDTIVPKWIEQARKNKRFITKPM from the coding sequence ATGGCAAAGACATTAAAGAAATGGCAAGGCTGGCTACTCTTTGGAGGAGCAATGGTTCTCGTGTTCATTCTTGGACTGCTCTGTTCTTCAATGCTTGAAAGAAGAGCTGAGGTTGTAAGTGTGTTCAACAACAGACGTACACCGATGACTGACTCCATTGTATCTCAGAATGAGAAATTTGCAGCTGATTTCCCACGTGAATATGAGACGTGGGCAATGACAGAAGACACAAGTTTCGTGAGTAAGTACAATTCTTCCCAGGAAGTAGATGTACTGGCAGAGAGACCCGAAATGGTTATCCTATGGGCTGGCTATTCTTTCTCAAGAGGGTATAATACACCACGTGGACACCGTCATTGTATTGATGACTTACGTAAGATTATGCGTACAGGAAGTCCAGGTGTTGATGGACAAGATGACATACAGCCAGGAACCTGTTGGACCTGCAAGGGTCCTGATGTTCCACGTCTAATGCGTGAGAAAGGAACTGATAAATTCTATGCTGCCAAGTGGAGCGACTGGGGACCAGAGGTCATGAACACCGTCGGTTGCTCTGACTGCCATGATGCAAGGACGATGGAACTTCGTCCCGCTCGTCCTGCTCTCTATGAGGCATGGGCTCGTGTCGGTAAAGACGTGAGAAAAGCCAGCCATCAAGAGATGCGTAGCCTGGTCTGCGCACAGTGCCACACGGAATACTACTTCGAGAAAGAGAATGGCAACTATCTACATTTCCCTCAAGAGAAGGGTATGACGTGTGAGGCAGCAGAGGAATACTACGACAGTATTGGCTTCTATGATTACATTAATCCATTATCAAAGGCGAAGATTTTAAAGGCACAGCACCCTGGTTATGAATTGTATTTACAGGGAATCCATGGACAGCGTGGTGTTTCATGTGCTGATTGTCATATGCCTTACATCTCTGAGGGTGGTGTGAAATATACAGATCACCATATTACAAGTCCATTAGCAAACATCAGTCGTACTTGCCAGACTTGTCACCGTCAAGATGCTGAAACACTTCGTCAGAATGTATATGAGCGTCAACAGAAGATTTATGACTTCCGTACTCATGTTGAAAGAGAACTTGCTGCAGCACATATTGAAGCTAAATTTGCATGGGAAAAGGGTGCAACTGAGGCTGAGATGGAGCCTGTTTTGAAAGACCTTCGTAAGGGTCAGTGGCGTTGGGATTATGCTGTTGCCAGCCATGGTGCTGCTTTCCATGCTCCACAAGAAGTAATGCGACTCCTTGGAAGTGCAATGGAATATGCAAAGGATGCACGCTTACAGATTGCACGTGTAGTTGCTCGTCACGGCTTTACAGGACAGATTCCTCTTCCTGACGTTTCTACTAAGGCTAAGGCACAGTCTTACATTGGCTTAGATATGACTAAGCTTAATGCACAAAAGAAGCAGTTCCTTGACACTATCGTTCCGAAGTGGATAGAGCAGGCACGCAAGAATAAGCGGTTTATAACTAAACCGATGTAA
- the hisS gene encoding histidine--tRNA ligase — translation MANKPSIPKGTRDFGPDEMAKRNYIFDTIKRVYALYGFQQIETPSMETLQTLMGKYGEEGDKLLFKILNSGDYLKAVSDEELKERNTLKMQTKLCEKGLRYDLTVPFARYVVMHRDELQLPFKRYQIQPVWRADRPQKGRYREFYQCDADVVGSDSLLNEVELMQIIDTVFTEFGIRVQIKINNRKILTGIAEVIGEKDKIVDITVAIDKLDKIGLDNVNEELRNNGISDEAIEKLQPIIKLEGTNEEKLDVIAEVLKESETGLKGVEETRFILETLKDSGLNNEIQLDLTLARGLNYYTGAIFEVKALDVQIGSITGGGRYDNLTGIFGMPGISGVGISFGADRIYDVLNTLDLYPKESVQGTQLLFINFGEKETAYCLPIVAAARRAGIRTEMFPDKAKMKKQMSYANAKNIGFVALAGETEMQEGKITLKNMTTGEQELVKPEEIISRF, via the coding sequence ATGGCAAACAAACCTTCCATCCCAAAGGGTACCCGCGACTTCGGTCCAGATGAGATGGCAAAACGAAATTACATATTTGATACCATCAAGCGTGTTTACGCTCTCTATGGCTTTCAGCAGATAGAGACACCTTCTATGGAGACCTTACAGACGCTGATGGGTAAGTATGGTGAAGAAGGAGATAAACTCCTCTTTAAGATTCTGAATTCAGGAGACTACTTAAAGGCTGTTAGCGATGAAGAACTTAAGGAGCGCAACACACTAAAGATGCAGACAAAACTCTGCGAAAAGGGATTGCGTTATGACCTTACAGTACCTTTTGCTCGCTACGTGGTGATGCATCGTGATGAGTTGCAGTTACCTTTCAAGCGTTACCAAATACAGCCAGTATGGCGTGCAGACCGTCCACAGAAGGGCCGTTATCGTGAGTTCTATCAGTGTGATGCCGATGTAGTAGGCTCTGATTCATTATTAAACGAGGTGGAGTTAATGCAGATTATTGACACTGTATTTACAGAGTTTGGCATTCGCGTACAGATAAAGATTAACAATAGAAAGATTCTCACAGGTATAGCTGAAGTAATTGGTGAGAAGGATAAGATTGTTGACATCACAGTTGCTATCGACAAACTTGATAAAATAGGACTTGATAATGTAAACGAAGAACTACGTAATAATGGAATCTCTGATGAAGCAATAGAGAAGTTGCAACCTATCATCAAGTTAGAAGGAACCAATGAAGAGAAACTTGATGTTATTGCAGAAGTCTTGAAGGAGAGTGAAACTGGACTAAAAGGTGTTGAAGAAACGCGTTTTATCCTTGAAACATTGAAAGACTCTGGACTAAACAATGAGATACAGCTCGACCTTACTTTGGCACGTGGATTGAACTATTACACAGGTGCTATCTTTGAGGTTAAGGCCCTTGATGTACAGATTGGTTCTATCACTGGTGGTGGACGTTATGACAACCTAACTGGTATCTTTGGTATGCCAGGTATCTCTGGTGTCGGAATTAGCTTTGGTGCTGACCGCATTTATGATGTTCTTAATACGCTCGACCTCTATCCAAAGGAGAGCGTACAGGGTACACAGCTTCTCTTTATTAACTTCGGAGAGAAGGAAACTGCCTACTGTCTGCCAATTGTTGCAGCTGCACGTAGGGCTGGAATTCGCACGGAAATGTTCCCTGACAAGGCTAAAATGAAGAAACAAATGAGCTATGCCAATGCAAAGAACATTGGTTTTGTTGCCCTTGCAGGTGAAACTGAAATGCAAGAAGGTAAGATAACACTAAAGAATATGACTACTGGCGAACAGGAACTTGTAAAGCCAGAGGAGATAATTAGTAGATTTTAG
- a CDS encoding Fur family transcriptional regulator, which translates to MTKDIVKKRVRDILDEYLEANNHRKTSERYAILDAVYDMGEHFSLDELGAALEKNNFRVSRATLYNTMRLFIELRLVVRHRFIGQTKYEACYNNEDHIHQICTLCGTVTEVDSPEIADAIKNTKFHRFRRDGFSLYIYGICSRCQAALSRQRSKFLTQKQVKNSHKSK; encoded by the coding sequence GTGACTAAAGATATAGTCAAAAAAAGAGTTCGAGACATTCTGGATGAATACCTCGAAGCTAACAATCATCGCAAGACTTCAGAGCGATATGCCATCTTGGATGCGGTGTATGACATGGGAGAACATTTCTCCTTAGATGAATTAGGTGCAGCACTTGAAAAGAATAATTTTCGAGTTTCGCGTGCCACACTTTACAATACGATGCGTCTTTTCATTGAATTACGTCTCGTAGTCAGACATCGGTTCATCGGTCAAACCAAGTATGAGGCATGCTATAACAATGAAGATCATATCCATCAGATCTGTACGCTATGCGGAACAGTGACAGAGGTTGATTCCCCAGAGATTGCGGATGCTATAAAGAACACAAAGTTCCACCGCTTTCGCCGAGATGGTTTCTCCTTATATATATATGGCATATGCTCACGCTGCCAAGCTGCCTTGTCGCGTCAGAGAAGCAAGTTTCTTACACAGAAACAAGTAAAAAACTCACATAAAAGCAAATGA
- a CDS encoding adenylosuccinate synthase, with product MNTGKVDVLLGLQWGDEGKGKVVDVLTPRYDVVARFQGGPNAGHTLEFEGQKYVLRSIPSGIFQGGKVNIIGNGVVLAPDLFMGEAKDLEKSGHPLKERLHISKKAHLIMPTHRILDRAYEAAKGKDKVGTTGKGIGPTYTDKISRNGLRVGDILCDFEQKYAAHKERHMKMLAALGWTDFEGLEETEKLWMEGIAYMKEFKFVDSENEINRLLRESKHILCEGAQGTMLDVDFGSYPFVTSSNTICAGACTGLGIGPNKVGNVYGIMKAYCTRVGSGPFPTELFDETGKTIRDLGHEYGAVTGRERRCGWIDLVQLRYSVMVNGVTELIMMKSDVLDSFETIKACVAYELPDGTETKDFPYEIDNVKPIYKEFRGWKKDMTKCKSQDEFPEEFREYVAFLENYLETRIGIISVGPDREQTIVL from the coding sequence ATGAACACAGGTAAAGTAGACGTCCTGTTGGGTCTCCAATGGGGTGATGAAGGAAAAGGTAAGGTTGTAGACGTGCTCACACCACGCTACGATGTAGTAGCTCGTTTCCAAGGAGGTCCGAACGCAGGACACACTCTTGAGTTCGAAGGTCAGAAGTACGTGCTACGTTCTATACCATCAGGCATCTTCCAAGGTGGCAAAGTTAACATCATTGGCAATGGAGTTGTTTTAGCTCCAGATCTCTTTATGGGTGAAGCAAAAGACCTTGAGAAGAGTGGACATCCTCTAAAGGAACGTTTACATATCTCAAAGAAAGCCCACCTTATCATGCCAACACATCGTATTCTTGACCGCGCCTACGAGGCTGCAAAGGGTAAAGATAAGGTTGGAACTACTGGCAAGGGTATTGGTCCTACTTATACTGATAAAATCAGTCGAAATGGTTTACGTGTTGGTGATATCCTCTGCGACTTCGAACAAAAGTATGCTGCTCATAAGGAGCGTCATATGAAAATGCTTGCAGCACTTGGTTGGACAGACTTTGAAGGCTTAGAAGAGACTGAGAAGCTTTGGATGGAAGGCATAGCATATATGAAGGAGTTTAAGTTTGTTGATTCTGAAAATGAAATCAACCGCCTCCTTCGTGAAAGTAAGCATATTCTTTGCGAAGGTGCACAAGGAACAATGCTCGACGTAGACTTTGGTTCTTATCCTTTCGTAACTTCATCAAATACAATTTGTGCGGGTGCTTGTACAGGACTTGGTATTGGTCCTAATAAGGTGGGCAATGTCTATGGTATCATGAAGGCTTACTGTACTCGTGTCGGCTCTGGTCCATTCCCAACAGAATTATTTGACGAGACCGGAAAGACCATTCGTGATCTCGGCCATGAGTATGGAGCTGTTACCGGACGTGAGCGCCGTTGTGGTTGGATTGACCTTGTTCAGCTTCGCTACTCTGTAATGGTAAATGGTGTAACTGAGCTTATTATGATGAAGAGCGATGTTCTTGATAGCTTCGAAACCATCAAGGCATGCGTTGCATACGAGTTGCCAGATGGTACAGAAACAAAGGACTTCCCTTACGAGATTGATAACGTGAAACCAATCTACAAGGAATTCCGTGGTTGGAAGAAAGATATGACAAAATGTAAGTCACAGGATGAATTCCCAGAGGAGTTCCGTGAGTATGTAGCTTTCCTTGAGAACTATCTTGAGACTCGCATTGGTATTATCTCTGTTGGTCCTGACCGCGAGCAAACGATCGTTTTATAA
- a CDS encoding co-chaperone GroES has product MTIKPLADRVLVLPAQAEEKVGGIIIPDTAKEKPQRGKVVAVGNGTKDEEMILKVGDEVLYGKYAGTELENEGEKYLMMRQSDVLAVVE; this is encoded by the coding sequence ATGACAATTAAACCTTTAGCAGACAGAGTCCTCGTGCTTCCAGCACAGGCAGAAGAGAAAGTTGGTGGTATTATCATCCCAGACACAGCCAAGGAAAAACCACAGCGTGGTAAGGTTGTTGCCGTTGGTAATGGCACTAAGGATGAGGAGATGATTCTCAAGGTTGGCGATGAGGTTCTCTATGGTAAGTACGCTGGTACTGAACTTGAGAATGAGGGTGAGAAGTATTTGATGATGCGTCAGAGCGACGTGTTGGCAGTTGTTGAGTAA
- a CDS encoding DHH family phosphoesterase — translation MELNLLNQEEIATLRNLLSNAINIVICAHKSPDGDATGSSLAWMHYLNQIGKTNIKVCMPDATPDFLHWLPGHNSVIRYDRRPKEVEKAFKEADLVCCLDFNQNSRVDAMQEVLESSTAPRLLIDHHLEPETNNALTVSHPEMSSTCEIVFRLISQLDGYEKMTTQCASCIYCGMMTDTGGFTYNSSRPEIFYIIGQLLAKNIDKDEIYNRVFHNYSTNALRLRAHIILNKMKVIEELHASYYTVTKEEMAQFHFIKGDMEGLVNIPQQIKGLKLSISLREDTEKPKTVLVSLRSCNGFHCQPMAAKFFNGGGHADASGGRLNCTIEEAEQIAIKAILYYKEELQ, via the coding sequence ATGGAATTAAACCTACTAAATCAAGAAGAGATTGCAACACTTCGCAATCTTCTTTCCAATGCAATAAACATAGTAATCTGTGCGCATAAGTCACCAGATGGTGACGCAACAGGTTCTTCACTGGCATGGATGCATTACCTAAACCAGATTGGTAAGACCAATATCAAGGTATGTATGCCTGACGCTACACCCGACTTCCTGCATTGGCTTCCAGGCCATAATTCCGTTATTCGTTATGACAGACGACCAAAGGAGGTTGAGAAGGCATTTAAGGAAGCAGACCTCGTTTGCTGTCTTGACTTCAACCAAAACTCACGTGTAGATGCAATGCAAGAAGTTTTGGAGTCTTCCACAGCCCCTCGCCTACTCATCGACCACCACTTAGAACCTGAAACAAACAACGCATTGACGGTTTCACATCCAGAAATGTCAAGTACATGTGAGATTGTCTTCCGTCTGATTAGTCAATTAGATGGCTACGAGAAGATGACAACCCAATGTGCGTCCTGCATTTATTGTGGTATGATGACCGACACAGGTGGCTTCACCTATAATTCGTCACGCCCAGAAATATTCTATATTATCGGTCAGCTTCTTGCAAAGAACATTGATAAGGACGAGATTTATAACCGTGTTTTCCATAACTACTCTACCAATGCCCTCCGCCTCCGTGCACACATCATCCTCAACAAGATGAAGGTGATTGAGGAGTTGCACGCATCCTATTATACCGTAACAAAAGAAGAGATGGCACAGTTCCATTTCATCAAGGGAGACATGGAGGGACTTGTTAATATCCCACAGCAGATTAAAGGACTCAAACTAAGTATCTCATTGCGAGAAGATACTGAGAAACCTAAGACTGTACTCGTGAGTCTTCGTTCTTGCAATGGCTTCCACTGTCAACCCATGGCAGCAAAATTCTTCAATGGTGGCGGTCACGCTGACGCATCAGGTGGAAGACTAAATTGCACCATCGAGGAAGCGGAACAGATTGCCATTAAGGCGATACTATATTATAAAGAGGAGTTACAATAA
- a CDS encoding endonuclease/exonuclease/phosphatase family protein gives MNKPTTLFLALLLSCSLSAQQLYVGTYNIRYNNPNDEKEGNAWAQRCPQLCDFINFEQPEIFGTQEVLVDQLHDLMKGLDGYGYIGVGRDNGKEKGEYAAIFYKKDQLSLLDSGNFWLSPTPERASLGWDAVCIRICTWGKFQDKISGKQFYFFNTHMDHVGTVARRESALLILKRINQLSKGLPTILTGDFNVDQTDEIYQIFSNSGVLRDCYTNALQRMTPTGTWNDFMQDSRSKSRIDHIFVSSDFKVPHYAIFTNSYWLGKSRRNISDHYPVMVKLRDIIYNILTSSY, from the coding sequence ATGAATAAACCAACTACACTATTCCTTGCATTGCTACTGAGCTGTAGCCTTTCGGCTCAACAACTCTATGTGGGCACTTATAATATCCGTTATAACAATCCAAATGACGAAAAAGAAGGAAACGCATGGGCACAACGCTGTCCGCAATTATGTGACTTCATAAATTTTGAACAACCCGAAATATTTGGTACACAAGAGGTACTTGTAGACCAACTACATGATTTAATGAAAGGATTAGATGGTTATGGTTATATTGGTGTTGGAAGAGACAATGGTAAAGAAAAAGGAGAATACGCAGCAATCTTTTATAAAAAAGATCAACTTAGTTTATTAGATAGTGGTAATTTCTGGCTCTCTCCTACTCCAGAAAGAGCTTCTTTAGGATGGGATGCAGTATGTATTCGTATTTGCACATGGGGAAAATTTCAAGATAAAATATCAGGTAAGCAATTTTATTTCTTCAATACTCACATGGACCATGTGGGTACTGTGGCACGGAGAGAGAGTGCTCTATTAATTTTAAAACGCATTAATCAGTTATCAAAAGGGTTACCTACAATTCTGACGGGCGATTTTAATGTAGACCAAACAGATGAAATCTATCAAATCTTCTCTAACTCTGGGGTTCTACGTGATTGTTACACCAATGCTCTACAACGCATGACACCTACTGGAACATGGAATGACTTTATGCAGGATAGTCGCAGTAAATCCCGAATTGACCATATTTTCGTTTCTTCTGATTTTAAAGTTCCACATTATGCTATCTTTACCAACAGCTATTGGCTTGGTAAGTCACGTCGTAATATTTCTGATCATTATCCTGTCATGGTAAAACTAAGAGATATTATATACAACATTCTAACAAGCTCATATTAA
- the groL gene encoding chaperonin GroEL (60 kDa chaperone family; promotes refolding of misfolded polypeptides especially under stressful conditions; forms two stacked rings of heptamers to form a barrel-shaped 14mer; ends can be capped by GroES; misfolded proteins enter the barrel where they are refolded when GroES binds) translates to MAKEIKFNSDARELLKSGVDQLANAVKVTLGPKGRNVVIGKKFGAPQITKDGVTVAKEVELEDNFENAGAQLVKSVASKTGDDAGDGTTTATILTQAIVTEGLKNVTAGANPMDLKRGIDKAVTKVVDHIKASAEVVGDNYDKIEQVATVSANNDPEIGKLLADAMRKVSKDGVITIEESKTRETSIGVVEGMQFDRGYLSGYFVTDTDKMECDMENPYILIYDKKISNVKDFLPILQPAAESGRPLLVIAEDVDSEALTTLVVNRLRAGLKICAVKAPGFGDRRKAMLEDIAVLTGGVVISEEKGLSLDKATLEMLGTAKKVTISKDNTTIVDGAGEKEAIKDRVAQIKNEIAASTSSYDKEKLQERLAKLSGGVAVLYVGANSEVEMKEKKDRVDDALCATRAAMEEGVVVGGGTTYIRAQEALKDLKGENADEQTGINIVCRAIEEPLRQIIANAGGEGAVVVNKVREGKGDYGYNARKDVYEDLRAAGVIDPAKVSRVALENAASIAGMFLTTECLIVDKVEDTPAMPAAPGMGGMM, encoded by the coding sequence ATGGCAAAAGAGATAAAATTCAATTCAGACGCACGTGAACTCTTGAAGAGTGGTGTTGATCAGTTGGCAAATGCAGTGAAGGTAACACTCGGTCCTAAGGGGCGTAATGTTGTTATCGGTAAGAAGTTTGGTGCTCCACAGATTACTAAGGACGGTGTTACCGTGGCTAAGGAGGTAGAGCTTGAGGATAACTTTGAGAATGCAGGTGCACAGCTTGTTAAGAGTGTAGCAAGTAAGACAGGTGACGATGCAGGTGACGGTACAACAACTGCTACTATCCTCACACAGGCAATTGTTACTGAAGGATTGAAGAATGTTACAGCAGGTGCAAACCCAATGGACCTTAAGCGTGGTATCGACAAGGCTGTTACTAAGGTTGTTGATCATATTAAGGCTTCTGCAGAGGTAGTTGGTGACAATTATGACAAGATTGAGCAGGTAGCTACTGTAAGTGCTAACAACGACCCTGAAATTGGTAAGTTGCTCGCAGATGCTATGCGTAAGGTGTCTAAGGATGGTGTTATCACTATCGAAGAGAGCAAGACTCGTGAGACAAGTATCGGTGTTGTTGAGGGTATGCAGTTCGATCGTGGTTACCTCTCTGGTTACTTCGTAACAGACACAGATAAGATGGAATGTGATATGGAGAACCCATATATCCTCATCTACGATAAGAAGATTTCAAACGTTAAGGACTTCCTTCCAATTCTCCAGCCAGCTGCAGAGAGTGGTCGTCCATTGTTGGTCATTGCAGAGGATGTTGACTCTGAGGCATTGACAACATTGGTTGTAAACCGTCTTCGTGCAGGTTTGAAGATTTGTGCTGTTAAGGCTCCAGGCTTTGGCGACCGTCGCAAAGCAATGCTTGAGGATATCGCTGTGTTGACAGGTGGTGTGGTAATCAGCGAGGAGAAGGGTCTTTCACTTGATAAGGCAACTCTTGAGATGTTGGGTACAGCTAAGAAGGTTACCATCTCTAAGGACAACACAACAATCGTTGATGGTGCTGGTGAGAAGGAAGCTATCAAGGACCGTGTGGCTCAAATTAAAAACGAGATTGCAGCTTCAACAAGCTCATACGATAAGGAGAAGTTGCAGGAGCGCTTGGCTAAGCTCTCTGGTGGTGTAGCTGTTCTCTATGTTGGTGCTAACTCTGAGGTAGAGATGAAGGAGAAGAAGGACCGCGTTGACGATGCACTCTGCGCTACTCGTGCTGCAATGGAAGAGGGTGTAGTTGTTGGTGGTGGTACTACATACATCCGTGCTCAGGAAGCATTGAAGGACCTTAAGGGTGAGAATGCTGACGAGCAGACAGGTATCAATATTGTTTGTCGTGCTATTGAGGAGCCTCTCCGTCAGATCATCGCTAATGCAGGTGGTGAAGGTGCTGTTGTAGTAAATAAAGTTCGTGAGGGTAAGGGTGACTATGGTTACAATGCTCGCAAGGATGTTTATGAGGATCTTCGTGCTGCAGGTGTTATCGACCCAGCTAAGGTTTCTCGTGTTGCACTTGAGAATGCAGCTTCAATCGCAGGTATGTTCCTGACAACTGAGTGTCTTATTGTAGACAAGGTTGAGGATACTCCAGCTATGCCAGCTGCTCCAGGTATGGGTGGTATGATGTAA
- a CDS encoding nitroreductase family protein, protein MNMLELSKKRFSVRKYSDTPVSEEDLQYILEVTRMAPSAVNKQPWKFVVVKSEAARKQLQECYDREWFKAAPLYVICMREVEKNWIRKEDNKQHGDIDVAIATEHLCLAATERGLGSCWVCNFNVAKLKETFPYTGFEPVAIIPIGHIADDCPTNEKKRKTLEEITDFI, encoded by the coding sequence ATGAACATGTTAGAACTATCTAAAAAGCGCTTTTCTGTACGCAAGTATAGTGACACTCCTGTATCAGAAGAAGACTTACAATATATCCTTGAGGTGACACGTATGGCACCATCGGCTGTCAACAAACAGCCATGGAAATTTGTAGTTGTGAAGTCTGAAGCGGCACGCAAGCAGCTACAAGAATGCTACGACCGTGAATGGTTCAAGGCGGCACCGCTCTACGTCATTTGTATGCGTGAGGTTGAAAAGAACTGGATACGCAAAGAAGACAACAAGCAGCATGGCGATATTGATGTTGCCATTGCTACTGAACATCTTTGTTTGGCTGCAACAGAGCGAGGCTTAGGTAGTTGTTGGGTATGTAACTTTAATGTAGCCAAACTGAAAGAGACCTTTCCATATACAGGTTTTGAGCCTGTTGCCATCATTCCCATAGGTCACATAGCCGACGACTGTCCAACGAATGAGAAGAAGCGGAAGACATTAGAAGAAATTACAGACTTCATATAA
- a CDS encoding YccF domain-containing protein: MRILGNIIWWIFGGLEAAIGYFTGSLALAITIIGIPAAVQTFKLGLLCLWPFGAEVRDGESLSGCITIPLNIIWIIFGGLWACLTHILFGLLLAITIIGIPFAKQHFKMAGLSLAPFGKDVELNF; encoded by the coding sequence ATGCGTATTCTTGGAAACATTATTTGGTGGATATTTGGCGGATTAGAGGCTGCTATCGGTTATTTTACAGGTAGTTTAGCACTTGCCATCACCATTATCGGCATACCAGCTGCAGTACAAACATTCAAGCTCGGACTCTTGTGCCTATGGCCTTTTGGGGCAGAAGTGAGAGATGGAGAAAGTCTTTCAGGCTGTATCACCATTCCACTCAATATCATTTGGATTATCTTTGGTGGTTTATGGGCATGTCTTACCCACATCCTCTTTGGACTACTTCTTGCCATCACGATTATAGGTATTCCTTTTGCAAAGCAACACTTCAAAATGGCAGGTCTATCCCTTGCTCCATTTGGTAAAGATGTTGAGCTTAACTTTTAG
- a CDS encoding sugar phosphate nucleotidyltransferase produces the protein MKPTLLLLAAGMGSRYGGLKQLDELGPNGETIMDYSIYDAIQAGFGKIVFVIRKDFEEQFRSQVLSKYEGHIPAELVFQSIDALPEGFSVPEGREKPWGTNHAVLMAKDVIKEPFCVINCDDFYNRDCFKVIGKFLADLPEGARDKYAMVGFRVGNTLSENGTVARGICSTDAEGNLTTVVERTEIERRDGEIKYKDDNGEWVAVGENTPVSMNVWGFTPDYFEYSEAYFKEFLSDPKNMENKKSEYFIPLMVNKLINDGTSTVKVLDTTSKWFGVTYAADRQSVVEKIQSLVDDGTYPAKLF, from the coding sequence ATGAAACCTACATTATTACTCCTTGCGGCAGGTATGGGAAGCCGCTACGGTGGGCTGAAGCAGCTCGACGAACTGGGTCCTAATGGTGAGACCATTATGGATTACTCTATCTATGATGCTATTCAAGCTGGATTTGGTAAGATTGTTTTTGTTATCCGTAAGGATTTCGAGGAGCAGTTCCGCAGCCAAGTTCTTTCAAAGTATGAGGGTCATATCCCTGCAGAACTTGTTTTCCAGAGTATCGATGCACTGCCAGAAGGATTCTCTGTGCCTGAAGGTCGTGAGAAGCCATGGGGTACAAACCATGCTGTTTTGATGGCAAAAGATGTTATCAAAGAGCCATTCTGCGTTATCAACTGCGATGACTTCTATAACCGTGATTGCTTCAAGGTTATCGGTAAGTTCCTTGCTGACCTCCCAGAGGGTGCAAGAGACAAGTATGCAATGGTTGGTTTCCGCGTAGGTAACACACTGAGCGAGAATGGTACCGTTGCTCGTGGTATCTGCTCTACAGATGCTGAAGGAAACTTGACAACTGTTGTTGAGCGCACAGAGATTGAGCGTCGCGATGGCGAAATCAAGTATAAAGACGACAATGGTGAGTGGGTTGCTGTTGGTGAGAACACTCCTGTATCTATGAATGTATGGGGTTTCACACCAGACTACTTCGAGTACAGCGAGGCATACTTCAAGGAGTTCCTCTCTGATCCAAAGAACATGGAGAATAAGAAGTCTGAATACTTCATCCCATTGATGGTAAACAAGCTCATCAACGATGGTACATCTACCGTGAAGGTACTTGACACTACCAGCAAATGGTTTGGCGTAACATACGCTGCCGATCGTCAGAGCGTGGTTGAAAAGATTCAGTCACTGGTTGATGATGGTACATATCCAGCTAAATTGTTCTAA